The sequence below is a genomic window from Nostoc flagelliforme CCNUN1.
TCAGCGGTTCGAGTCCGCTAACCTCCACCTGTGGTGATTGCTATTGATAAAATGGTGATTGCCATTAATAAAATATAGATAGTGAGAGTTCAGCAACATGACTTAATTGTCAGACTGCTGAGTAAATTCTCAGCCAGAACCTTGAAAACTGCATAGTAACGCGAAATTAGCAGGCAGACACAGACATTCTTTATGGATGTAGTGAATGCATTATGTGAAACACCAAATGAATTGAGTGGTCAAGCTAATAAGGGCTAACGGTGGATACCTAGGCACACAGAGGCGACGAAGGACGTGGTTACCGACGATATGCTCCGGGGAGTTGGAAGCAAACATTGATCCGGAGATTTCCGAATGGGGCAACCCTTTATACTACCTGCTGAATATATAGGCAGGAGAGAGCCAACCCAGCGAATTGAAACATCTTAGTAGCTGGAGGAAGAGAAATCAATTAAGAGATTCCCTAAGTAGTGGTGAGCGAAAGGGGAAGAGCCTAAACCAAAAGATTTATCTTTTGGGGTAGTGGGACAGCGATATCGAATCTAGAGGCTAGACGAAGCAGCTAAATACTGCACCAAAGAAGGTGAAAGTCCTGTAGTCGAAAGTCAAAGGATAGTAGCTGAATCCCGAGTAGCATGGGGCACGAGGAATCCCATGTGAATCAGCGAGGACCACCTCGTAAGGCTAAATACTACTGTGTGACCGATAGTGAACCAGTACCGCGAGGGAAAGGTGAAAAGAACCCCGGAAGGGGAGTGAAATAGAACATGAAACCGTTAGCTTACAAGCAGTGGGAGGACTATTTAAAAGTCTGACCGCGTGCCTGTTGAAGAATGAGCCGGCGACTTATAGGCACTGGTAGGTTAAAGCGAGAATGCTGGAGCCAAAGGGAAACCGAGTCTGAAAAGGGCGATAATCAGTGTTTATAGACCCGAACCCTGGTGATCTAACCATGGCCAGGATGAAGCTTGGGTAACACCAAGTGGAGGTCCGCACCGACTGATGTTGAAAAATCAGCGGATGAGCTGTGGTTAGGGGTGAAATGCCAATCGAACCAGGAGCTAGCTGGTTCTCCCCGAAATGTGTTTAGGCGCAGCGGTAATGATTATATCTGGGGGGTAAAGCACTGTTTCGGTGCGGGCTGGGAGACCGGTACCAAATCGAGACAAACTCTGAATACCCAGAGCACACATTGCCAGTGAGACAGTGGGGGATAAGCTTCATTGTCAAGAGGGAAACAGCCCAGACCACCAGCTAAGGTCCCCAAATCATCGCTAAGTGATAAAGGAGGTGAGAGTGCACAGACAACTAGGAGGTTTGCCTAGAAGCAGCCACCCTTGAAAGAGTGCGTAATAGCTCACTAGTCAAGCGCTCTCGCGCCGAAAATGAACGGGGCTAAGCGATGTACCGAAGCTGTGGGATTAATAATTAACGATTAATCGGTAGGGGAGCGTTCCGTCGTAGGTAGAAGCAGTAGCGGCAAGCAGCTGTGGACGAAACGGAAGTGAGAATGTCGGCTTGAGTAGCGCAAACATTGGTGAGAATCCAATGCCCCGAAACCCTAAGGTTTCCTCCGCCAGGTTCGTCCCCGGAGGGTTAGTCAGGGCCTAAGGCGAGGCCGAACGGCGTAGTCGATGGACAACGGGTTAAAATTCCCGTACTAATTGTAGGTTGTGCAGAGGGACGGAGAAGATGAGTGTCAGCCGGATGTTGGTTACCGGTTCAAGCGTCAAGATGTTGAGAGACGGCGAAAACGTTTCGAGTTGAGGCGTGAGTACGACCCACTACGGTGGGGAAGTGGCATAGTCTAGCTTCCAAGAAAAGCTCTAAACACGTTAACTTACAGTTACCTGTACCCGAAACCGACACAGGTAGGGAGGTTGAGAATACCAAGGGGCGCGAGATAACTCTCTCTAAGGAACTCGGCAAAATGGCCCCGTAACTTCGGAAGAAGGGGTGCCCACCTAAGCAGTGGGTCGCAGTGAAGAGATCCAGGCGACTGTTTACCAAAAACACAGGTCTCCGCAAAGTCATAAAGACGCAGTATGGGGGCTGACGCCTGCCCAGTGCCGGAAGGTTAAGGAAGTTGGTCAGGGGGCAACCTTGAAGCTAGCGACCGAAGCCCCGGTGAACGGCGGCCGTAACTATAACGGTCCTAAGGTAGCGAAATTCCTTGTCGGGTAAGTTCCGACCCGCACGAAAGGCGTAACGATCTGGATGGTGTCTCAGAGAGAGACTCGGCGAAATAGGAATGTCTGTGAAGATACGGACTGCCTGCACCTGGACAGAAAGACCCTATGAAGCTTTACTGTAGCCTGGAATTGTGTTCGGGCTTGGCTTGCGCAGGATAGGTGGGAGGCGATGAAGTATTCCTTGTGGGGAGTATGGAGCCAACGGTGAGATACCACTCTGGCGAAGCTAGAATTCTAACCCATGACCATTATCTGGTCAGGGAACATTTTCAGGTGGGCAGTTTGACTGGGGCGGTCGCCTCCTAAAAGGTAACGGAGGCGCGCAAAGGTTCCCTCAGCACGCTTGGAAACCGTGCGGCGAGTGTAAAGGCATAAAGGGAGCTTGACTGCAAGAGTGACTACTCGAGCAGGTACGAAAGTAGGCCTTAGTGATCCGACGGCGCAGAGTGGAATGGCCGTCGCTCAACGGATAAAAGTTACTCTAGGGATAACAGGCTGATCTCCCCCAAGAGTCCACATCGACGGGGAGGTTTGGCACCTCGATGTCGGCTCATCGCAACCTGGGGCGGAAGTACGTCCCAAGGGTTGGGCTGTTCGCCCATTAAAGCGGTACGTGAGCTGGGTTCAGAACGTCGTGAGACAGTTCGGTCCATATCCGGTGCAGGCGTAAGAGCATTGAGAGGAGTCCTCCTTAGTACGAGAGGACCGGGAGGAACGCACCGCTGGTGTACCAGTTATCGTGCCAACGGTAAACGCTGGGTAGCCAAGTGCGGAGCGGATAACCGCTGAAAGCATCTAAGTGGGAAGCCCACCTCAAGATGAGTGCTCTCACCACGTAAGTGGGTAAGGTCACGGGAAGAACACCCGTTCTTAGGCGGTAGGTGGAAGTGCAGCAATGTATGTAGCCGAGCCGTGCTAACAGACCGAGGGCTTGACCTCAAACATAATTCGTAGTTCGTAATTCGTAATTCGTAATTACCAATTACTTGTTATGAAAACATTTGGTGCAAGCGTTACTGTGCAGTCTTCAGGGTTGCTGTTAAATTCTGATTTCTAATTCTTTAATTACGAATTACGAATTACGAATTAGCAATTAAAAGTTTTTCTGGTGTCTATTGCGCGGTGGAACCACACTGAACCCTTCCCGAACTCAGAGGTGAAACGCTGCTGCGGCCACGATAGTTTAGGGGTAGCCCTACGCAAAAATAGCTCGATGCCAGGTTTTATTATCACAAAAAGCCTTTCTAAATGTAGTTAGAAAGGCTTTTTGTTTAGCTGATAAGATGGCTTAATATTTAGCGCTTAAGCGGGGTCATGACGAAATACATGTAAAAACGGACACGTTGTAAAGAATAATTACAGAAAGCACTTTCTCAATTTACTAACTTGCCCAAAAATGATAAAAAAGCTTTTTAGATTTTTGACAGTAGAATCGACTTTTTACCCTTGCGACTTCATCAAACTTGCCCATAAATGATTGTTTTAGGGAATGTTTTGCTCTCTTGACAATACTGAAGTTGGATGTTTCAACATCGAATAATCAAGGGTTTTGAGACTCTGAGTTACAAAAGTTTACAACGTGGGTCTTTTTACACGTATTTCGTCATACCCCCATTATGGAGAGCATCATCAAGCAAACCCTTGAGTTTTTCTAGAAACTCTCTACGTTTTTTACTGTTAGCTTTATTTAAAAGTTTACGTGCTTTTTTCCACGAAAACCCTAAGTTCTTGAGAGTCTTACGTATTGACTCTCGGCAACATTTGAGATTGAACTGTTTGTCAATCCAAGCCGCTAAACGCTTCAATGTCCAACGAGGCTTTTGCGTTATTGTCTGTTGTCTTTGTTGGGGTGGTGTTGCTGCAAACTCAAGAGCTTGACGAATCTCAGAATCAATTGCTGACTTTACTTCTGAGGGAAAAAAGGGGGATGACCACCTGTACGCTGATATAACAGTGCTTTTATACCTGAGAGATTGTAACGATGTACCCACTCCATTACTGTCTGAGGGTTACGCCCTGTTTCTCTGCCTACCTTTGTCGCACTTTTTCCGTTACATATTTCGTACAGTGCCATTAAACGCTCGCGAGTACGAGCATGATTCGCTTTTAATGCTTCTTCTCTCAATTTTGAGGCACTTTCATTCCAGCGATCGCATTCTACTCTGAGCATCCCTGTTTCATTCCCACTTACACCAAGTTAATACACAATACTATACATTCTTGAAAAACTCCAGGTTTCAACCCACATTCCGCAGGTTAGTTAAGAAAGAAGATAATATTTTCGACAAGGAGCACCAAAAAACTGGAGAATCCATTGCCTTTCATGGGTTAAGTTGGCAATTTGCTTTATTTGGGCGATCGTAACCAAATGAATGGACATAAAACATTGGAACACCCAACGTAAGGTTGGAGTAGAAGTTGGTTTACCCAATTGATTATCAATAGTTTTTTTTGCCCGTTCCAAAGCTTGACGTAGAGCTTTTTGACCAAGACTATAAACAAGCAGGCACAAACCCATAACCATTGCTAGTGCGGCGACTCTCTCAGTCGAGTTGAGGAACACACTTGAAGTAAAAAATAAAGGGTCTTTGAGAAATCGGAAACCACGCTCAGTAGACTGCTGTGCCTTATATTCACGTAAAATATCGTCATTGCTCAGTTCTTCGGCATCAAGGACATTGGTGGCTAAAATAAATCTTCCGGCTCGTTTGGTTTCGATGGCGATCGCTATTTCCTTGGGTTCAAGTGAAGCATCAACTTGGTAGTAAAAGGTGGGGGAAGCATCCTTACTGGGTCTACCACGTCCAGTATGTTTTTTTACCTCATTCACCTGGATATTAGCCAGTTGGTGTAAGGGCAACTTAGAGCTGAGGCGTTGTGCAGCAATCAGAGCATCTTTTGAGCAAGCAAATTCCTGGTTTAACAACAGCCTCAGTTCAGATTGGGCTTTTGATAATTGCTTAGTTAAACGTTTTTCCAGCTGCTTGAGGTCGGCATCTTTTCTCGCTTGACTTTCAACTACCAACCAACGTTGTCGTATACCACCATACTCACTACAAATTGCTGCGATCTCATACCCAGGCATTGCACTGTCATTGAATGCTTGTTCTGGGATATTCTCTGACAGCATTTTTGCCGCAGTTAGGGTGCCTGGTACTCTCGATACCCAACGAAGATGTTTCATTTGTTGCAAATTTTCTTCAGTGTAAAGGGCCGCATCTGCAACAAACAAAGCATCTATCTGCCACTGCCTTTGAAAATCAGCGATTATGGTAGCAAACATCGCTGAGTCCGATTCATTACCGTCTCCAACTCTTAGGTATAGCGGGATGTCTCCATCCCCACTGCACATCAGGTCTAAAATAAATTGTTTCAAGTCTGGGCGGTGATCTCTTGAATAGCCATAGGTAATTTCGATTCCTCCTGGTTCCGCCGCCTCCTGTGCTGTTGGGTTGTTTATGTAATCACCATCAACGTGAAATGAACTTGAATCGAGGTGCAGGCTGTCCATTTTGACCCCGAATTTACGTGCTGCACAAATCGCCACTGTCACAAATACTTCAGTTAGTCCAGCCTCATACAATTTGTCTAATACTCGACCCAAACGGTCATCGTTTAAGTGTTCTGGACGTATTCCTTCTCCTAAAAGATGCTCTGTAGCTTTGCCAACGAAAAACTTTTCAAACAAATATAATGGCGCACTCACAAACCCTAATCCGTTTAAAATCATCGCTTTTACAACTTGACCTGCACTGATGATTTCTTGAGAGTGAGTTCCCAGTAGTCGGTTAATTTGTTCTACTAGATTCATCTCATCACAGATGCCTGCGACTATGCCGCAGTGGTCAATATCCTGTACCCTAATATTTAGTGGTGAAGCTCTCATGCTTCTAAAATGCAAAATTTAAGTCATTTTTAAAATACAGCATTTACGATCGCACCTGCGGAATGTGGGTTTCAAGATGGATGAGGTTTATATGTCCAGTAAAAAAGTTCGTATAATCTGGACACATCGAGAGCCATATTTCCTGTATTCCAGACACAGAAAGGGTTACGGCTTATTTGCAGTTAATGTGGTTTGAAAACCCTTGTTTGCAGTTTGAAAATTATGTTTGCAGTTTCATTTGCAATTATTGTGGTTTTGAGACCACCCTTATTTGCAGAGAATGTGGTTTCAAAATCGCCTTGTTTGCGGTTTAAAGCGTTTATGTTTGCAGTTCGCTACAGATAATTATGTCTGGCGCTGTAATTGCTTGCTTGCTTCAATGAGTGCTGATAAGTTTTCAAGTTGCAGCGTATTAAACTTGATAATTCCAATAATTCCAAGAAATTGAGTATCGTTCATAAACGATTGGTCTGCTTGGGCAGTTGCCTTTTGCCCCCACAATAGACCCAACCGGAGCATTCGCCACAAACCCAAGCGGTGAATTTCTTGCCCAGGAATCAGGAAATCACCGTCATCGGTTCGTAAAACTGTCTGTCTTTGACTGTAAGGTTGAATTGTTCCTGAAAGCATTAAAATTTCTCTTTCATTAATATTTTCTACCAGTCCCAGATTAACCCATAAAGCGCGATCGCAGTTTTGGATGTCGTGTTATGTGGGGAAGACGACATAGGGTAAAAGCGCGGACGCTCAGGTACGTTTACTACGTGTTTGATAATACTTTAACCCACGGACTCCGCCCCAAATCCCACCTGGAATGGTTCGGTTTGGTTTGTTTGGGTGCAAGTAGCTCACTGTTGTCCAAAATCCTTGAGGCTGTTTCTAAAAAAGGAAGCTACTACTCCTCCAAAGACGAAGGAGAGATTCTACTTTAGAATCTTGACCCGCAAAGAGACTGAAGTTGAACTTCCGGCAAGTTCCGATTCTTTTCTCGACAAACTAACACATCAGTTAACCGTCGTTCAGCATAGAACTGATGAGCTATCCAACCCAAGGGAAGACCAGCCAATAGTCCAACAATTAACCCAATTATCAAGCTAGAAACAAGATTCTTTCTAGTGATAGTATTCTGCCGCTCTACTCTTGCTGACATAATTCCCCTCCAAATGAATAAAATGCCTTTATTAAAATTATCGCGTCTCCCCAAATTCCTTGATATATTCCACCAAATCTCTGGTGTAACCACCCTCAGAAATTCGCCCCAAGTCCCCCACCAGGATAAACAGTTCTCGCGCTCTGCTCACAGCCACATTGAGTAAATTAGGCCGCCGATTAATAAACCAAAGGCTATCAGTTGCAGAGCATTGGCGAGTCGAAAAAATTATTACTGACTTCTGACCCCCTTGAAATGTGTGAACTGTGCCAATGCTCTGCTTTGAAAAATCTGACCAGCGAGATTTTAAACGTTGAGTCAGCGCATCTACTTGACGGCGGTAAGGTGAAATCACGCCAATTGTGTTGTCAGAGTCAGGAGAATTCAAGCAATAACCCGCCGCTAACAACTCCTCAATCAACGCTTCTACTGCATCAACTTCTGCCCAATTAACGTTGTTCTCCAGCTTCCCTTCCACATTGCAAGCAATCAGGTTAGTACCTAACCGAGAAGCTTTTGGTTCAGTTTTGATGACCATGCCGTAGTTGCACAAGCGATCGCAAAAATCAGCAATCATCGGAACGCAACGGTAATGATATTTAAGGATAATACCCTGACCAATATCTTGCGGTTGCCCTGATGCCCCGGCTGCTCGATGATAAGCTGTGGAAGCTGTGGGGCTGTAGCGGTCATAATCTACATCCGTTAGCCCCTGTTCTAGAAACGACTTGCTGCGATATTCTTCTTTCTTCTGGTCGCTCAAATTAACAACCGGCTCCAATTGCAATGGATCGCCTACAATCAAAGCCCGATTACACCTTACTAAAACGGGGAAAACTTGATGCGGTGGAATCTGACCCGCTTCATCTACAATTACTTGGTCGATACAGCCACTATCGGGATAGGGTAACAAATTGCGGATGGAGTGCAAAGTGCAAAGAAACACCGGAAACAACAGACTGATATCCCGATAAATGTTTCTCCAATTATGACTTAACTGACGGTAAGCATCCCATTCGCCATTCAATAATGCAATGTAAGTTCTTATGGAAGCTATCACCTCATCTTTCCGTCGCAGAGCCTCTTGTTGCTGAAATTGCCAAGACCACTCAAATAACTCTACTTGAAGCGAGTGCAATTCGGTGTAGAAACGACTGTAGAAATCTTTGGTGGGATAAGTAGCGAGTCGGCTTTCGACTTGAGAACGGCGAGTAATGAGGTCTTCTCGTTGCTGCTTTCTTGACTCAATCTGCTGTTGTGTGCTGTCAATACCATTCTGTTGTTGCTGCCAGAAAGATGCTTCTGCAATAAGCTGGTCAACACTCTGCTGGGCGGCGATGAGAGATTCAGTTGTTAGTGGGATTTGAAATTGAAATGGGGTGGCCAGCGTCGCCAACACAGGCATCTCTATCTGTTTGTGCAAGCGTTTGAGAACATGATGTGCGCTGGTTTTGGTTATCGACTGCCAGAATCGTTTAATCGTCTGCAAAATCTGGACAAACCATTTGTTATCTCTAAGAGAAGGCTGCCAGTAATCAACTCTAGGCAAAGAACGCCTTGCACTGCCAAGATGTTGTTTTATCTGCTGATAGGCTTCTACTGGAAACCTAGAGTAGTCGCTCCCGGATTCTAATGGTGACGAAGACTCAAATGCAGAAGTCTTGAGCGCCGACTCAACCGATTGTATATCAAGGCATAGCTCATCTAATAATTGCTCATCAACACAAATCTTTTGAAGCTCGTCTGAGTCTTGTTTTCTATAAGATTCTATTTGCTGAACACCTGCTAACAATTGTTGCTTCGTTGACTCCCATTCATCGTAATTAAATGTTTCTTTGGCTAACCAATCGAGTGCAGCTTGCAAGCTAGGTAAAACTTGAGTGTCAACTAAATCCCTTGAGCCTCCTGATAAGTAGAAACGGTCAGAGGTCAGGTTGCTGGCTAAGATTTTCTCAACGTTATTTACAGCAAATTTGTTAGTGCTTGTTACCACAGTTAGGTTACTTCTATCTTCACCCGTTGTTGCCAAGTCCACGGCTCGACGTACCACTTGCTGCGCTATCTTATGTAACAACAGTGTTGTCTTGCCATTCCCCGGTGGGCCAATCACCGCAGTCAGAGGATTTGACTGGGAATGTTTGAGAGCAAGTGCTTGATAGTCATCGGGCTGTGAGTTGGGAAAAGCACCTAGAAAAAGTACGTCATGCTGGGGTGATTTTGGTTGCCCAAATAAATATTCGTAAGCCGGATGTCCTGGTCTTGACCACTGAAAGTAATTCTGGTCGCTAATTTTCTGAAAATCTTTTTTGAGGTTGTAATTAAAAGCAGCGTAGTCAAAATCCAATAGATAAGGGAGAAGTTTTGACCGCACGGGAAACGGCGGTATTTCAATCAGTCCCATAAAATCTTGTAGCGTTTTAAAGGGACGATTGAAAGTAGTTTCGAGAAAAACTTTCAGACCCTCCCTTGTTACCAGGGACTCAGCCGCTTCTTCTTCTAGTCCGTACCACTGCATCAAATTGGGAATAACAGGCTGAAACTCATAATCAGTTAAATTCCATCCGCTACTGCGATAATTGCCCTCGAATAGTGTCGAAACGTTGATCGTGAACAACGGGCGAAATTGACGGCGATTCGATTCAACTATATATTGCTGCGGGAAAGCTACAGCAATTGATGGTAATTTTGTTTGCTCAAAGTTCTTTGCACTTTTAAACGGTTGCTTTAGTTTTTTAAATAAAGACTCGTCTATTAATAATTTATCGCCTACCAGATTTACGAGAGAGTCCCAGATGTTGGGTTGTTCTGAATCGTCAGCTTCTACTTTGGCATTACTCAAATTTTCAACATGGATGTAATCTAACCAAGCTTTGAGTAATGCTCGAATCTGTGAATCTGATGCCATCTCTGTTTCTCCCCTCGCACCCAATCATGAATCAAAGGTAAAAAGACTCTAAAAGTAGAGATTACCTGACAATTTACCCCAAGTCACTCATCCCCTAGTAAGGCTTCGAGCTTGTTTAAAAGGTTTACTAGCTGCTTTTGCTTGTCTTTTTCTTTCCAAAGCTGACGCTTTTTAATGCGCTGGGTGATATTTTGAAGGCGGTCTG
It includes:
- a CDS encoding helix-turn-helix domain-containing protein, which codes for MGTSLQSLRYKSTVISAYRWSSPFFPSEVKSAIDSEIRQALEFAATPPQQRQQTITQKPRWTLKRLAAWIDKQFNLKCCRESIRKTLKNLGFSWKKARKLLNKANSKKRREFLEKLKGLLDDALHNGGMTKYV
- a CDS encoding helix-turn-helix domain-containing protein, which translates into the protein MLRVECDRWNESASKLREEALKANHARTRERLMALYEICNGKSATKVGRETGRNPQTVMEWVHRYNLSGIKALLYQRTGGHPPFFPQK
- a CDS encoding IS1634 family transposase, with product MRASPLNIRVQDIDHCGIVAGICDEMNLVEQINRLLGTHSQEIISAGQVVKAMILNGLGFVSAPLYLFEKFFVGKATEHLLGEGIRPEHLNDDRLGRVLDKLYEAGLTEVFVTVAICAARKFGVKMDSLHLDSSSFHVDGDYINNPTAQEAAEPGGIEITYGYSRDHRPDLKQFILDLMCSGDGDIPLYLRVGDGNESDSAMFATIIADFQRQWQIDALFVADAALYTEENLQQMKHLRWVSRVPGTLTAAKMLSENIPEQAFNDSAMPGYEIAAICSEYGGIRQRWLVVESQARKDADLKQLEKRLTKQLSKAQSELRLLLNQEFACSKDALIAAQRLSSKLPLHQLANIQVNEVKKHTGRGRPSKDASPTFYYQVDASLEPKEIAIAIETKRAGRFILATNVLDAEELSNDDILREYKAQQSTERGFRFLKDPLFFTSSVFLNSTERVAALAMVMGLCLLVYSLGQKALRQALERAKKTIDNQLGKPTSTPTLRWVFQCFMSIHLVTIAQIKQIANLTHERQWILQFFGAPCRKYYLLS
- a CDS encoding DEAD/DEAH box helicase — its product is MASDSQIRALLKAWLDYIHVENLSNAKVEADDSEQPNIWDSLVNLVGDKLLIDESLFKKLKQPFKSAKNFEQTKLPSIAVAFPQQYIVESNRRQFRPLFTINVSTLFEGNYRSSGWNLTDYEFQPVIPNLMQWYGLEEEAAESLVTREGLKVFLETTFNRPFKTLQDFMGLIEIPPFPVRSKLLPYLLDFDYAAFNYNLKKDFQKISDQNYFQWSRPGHPAYEYLFGQPKSPQHDVLFLGAFPNSQPDDYQALALKHSQSNPLTAVIGPPGNGKTTLLLHKIAQQVVRRAVDLATTGEDRSNLTVVTSTNKFAVNNVEKILASNLTSDRFYLSGGSRDLVDTQVLPSLQAALDWLAKETFNYDEWESTKQQLLAGVQQIESYRKQDSDELQKICVDEQLLDELCLDIQSVESALKTSAFESSSPLESGSDYSRFPVEAYQQIKQHLGSARRSLPRVDYWQPSLRDNKWFVQILQTIKRFWQSITKTSAHHVLKRLHKQIEMPVLATLATPFQFQIPLTTESLIAAQQSVDQLIAEASFWQQQQNGIDSTQQQIESRKQQREDLITRRSQVESRLATYPTKDFYSRFYTELHSLQVELFEWSWQFQQQEALRRKDEVIASIRTYIALLNGEWDAYRQLSHNWRNIYRDISLLFPVFLCTLHSIRNLLPYPDSGCIDQVIVDEAGQIPPHQVFPVLVRCNRALIVGDPLQLEPVVNLSDQKKEEYRSKSFLEQGLTDVDYDRYSPTASTAYHRAAGASGQPQDIGQGIILKYHYRCVPMIADFCDRLCNYGMVIKTEPKASRLGTNLIACNVEGKLENNVNWAEVDAVEALIEELLAAGYCLNSPDSDNTIGVISPYRRQVDALTQRLKSRWSDFSKQSIGTVHTFQGGQKSVIIFSTRQCSATDSLWFINRRPNLLNVAVSRARELFILVGDLGRISEGGYTRDLVEYIKEFGETR